The following is a genomic window from Mustela erminea isolate mMusErm1 chromosome 14, mMusErm1.Pri, whole genome shotgun sequence.
GAGAGAGGCAGGTCCCCGCCATCCTGGTTGGGGAGGGCCGGGGTGGGCTGGGACTCCCTATAGCTAAGAGCATGCGGTCTCTACCAGGGAATTTAAGGACAGGAAAGGAGCCACGTCATAATTCATGGAGTCAGAGGATGGTACAAAAGAACTTCTTCTCTCGGAAGGGGTTTTCCGACGCAGGCACTGGGATGATGAGAGGGTCCTCACGTACGTGGGCTTCACAGTAGGCCAGGAGGTCTGCGGCTGCCTGGGAGACCTGCAGGGGACACAGCACAGGGGTTAAAAGCCAGTTCATGGTGGGTCTGGTGCAGAGGCGTCCGTGTGGATATGGCCAAGGACAGGCGGGCGGTGTGCACTGCCAAAGACAAGGCCAGCCTGGAGAGAGGGTCTGTGCAAACCCAAGGAGACAGGGTTGAAAACGTGCCTGGATGGGAGGAGGTGTGGCCCGGGGGTGCAGGAACAACCTCTGAAGAGGAATGGGAAGGCCCAGACATCCTTGTTCTACTGATGAGTGGAGGCCCTGGGTCGTTAGCTTCACAACGACTCCGCTAAACCGTGTACAGATGAATAAAGTGGAGCGCTGGGCCTGGCCAAGCCTGTGTGATTgtgtttgttattgttatttgttgtttgattgcAATCCACTCTCGTGACCAGCACAGAGAGACACTTCATTTTCCCCAAGAGAACACATATTATCAGTGTATTGTATGTATCACATATAGGAACTACGTACTCCAAGCACACACCTTAACTCACAAAGGCCACcgcctccccctcaccccatgtGCAGGGAATTGCATGGGACCAGAAATCTCCTTCCCCTTCACTTTCCTTCCAGTCTCACCTGAAGCATGCGGACACATGGTAGGGGTGCACTGAGCTATCCCCCTTGTTCAAGCCTGGGGTTCTagaggaggggctgggtgggAGCCAGCAAAGGGCCCAACCCCGCTCCCTAATAGGAAGATGAAGCTACCAGCTCCTTTCACCCGGCATCTGGGTCACGTGCTTGGCAAATGAATGGCCTGTGTTGATGCATCCGGCCAAATAGGTCACCCTGCCTGCAAGGGCTTATTAGAGGCGGAGCTAAGCATCCAGCAGTCAAATGAGATCCTTTCGGGGCACTCAATGTCTAAATCCTTCCTAGAATGTTAGAAACAttccataaatgaatgaaaaaatgtctTAGAATCCCCAGTGTATACAAGCCACACACATTCTCTCCAGGTTTTAAAGACTGacctaccttccaaaattttc
Proteins encoded in this region:
- the GNG4 gene encoding guanine nucleotide-binding protein G(I)/G(S)/G(O) subunit gamma-4 isoform X2; this encodes MKEVMSNNSTTSISQARKAVEQLKMEACMDRVKVSQAAADLLAYCEAHVREDPLIIPVPASENPFREKKFFCTIL